In one Arachis duranensis cultivar V14167 chromosome 9, aradu.V14167.gnm2.J7QH, whole genome shotgun sequence genomic region, the following are encoded:
- the LOC107466101 gene encoding calmodulin-like protein 11: MADILSEEQIVDFKEAFGLFDKDGDGCITVEELATVIRSLDQNPTEEELQDMITEVDADGNGTIEFDEFLNLMAKKIKDTDDAEEELKEAFKVFDKDQNGFISASELRHVMINLGEKLTDEEVEQMIKEADLDGDGQVNYDEFVKMMMAVR, translated from the exons ATGGCAGATATTCTTAGTGAAGAACAGATTGTTGACTTCAAAGAAGCCTTTGGCTTGTTTGACAAAGATGGAGATG gttgcattacTGTTGAGGAACTTGCCACTGTGATCCGTTCATTGGATCAGAACCCAACTGAAGAAGAGCTTCAAGATATGATTACTGAGGTTGATGCTGATGGCAATGGAACCATTGAATTTGATGAGTTCTTGAACTTGATGGCCAAGAAAATCAAA GACACTGATGATGCAGAGGAGGAACTCAAAGAGGCTTTCAAGGTTTTTGACAAAGATCAAAATGGTTTCATATCAGCCAGTGag TTGAGACATGTAATGATAAATCTAGGTGAAAAGCTAACTGATGAAGAGGTGGAACAGATGATCAAAGAGGCAGATTTGGATGGTGATGGTCAAGTTAACTATGATGAATTTGTCAAGATGATGATGGCCGTTAgatga